In the genome of Ctenopharyngodon idella isolate HZGC_01 chromosome 19, HZGC01, whole genome shotgun sequence, one region contains:
- the klhl43 gene encoding kelch-like protein 31, protein MAPKKKSPRPKKSIPELTTVESGVVVPEPGVKKLELPLNIEQLNRLNGVPLPPPVIRPGEKGFGLGTELTRPLHGSAMLEELSRMRQERFLTDMELACKTKAFDVHKLVISSVSQYLREVLAKDPGLKRLELPTLSPLGLANVITFAYLGRVHMSLYTIACTVSAASTMQIPHLLQMCMDFMMSELNAHTCVYIWNIGAAYGLTPVREASRRYILENFAQFCETTQFNQLTLEQITSFLQDDNLALPSEVTTFQMAMKWLDFDPKRQEHAAELLSHVRFETIPANELVSEIQPVARMMLDPRCHRLLVDAMNYHLLPYQQNTLQSRRSKVRGSQNALLTIGGRPSLTERALSREVLWRDPREGTAAWRHLTQLPAKSFNQCVAVMDGFLYVAGGEDQNDARNQAKHAVGTLSRYDPRFNTWLHLTSMRQRRTHFSLVATGGRLYAIGGRNTDGLLATIESYQPSTNTWQLRTPMDMPRCCHASAVLPSGDILVTGGYVNCAYSRSVLHYSIDSDTWSEQQELETPRGWHCSATLGGKVYVVGGSQLGPGGVRIDVMTMEVFSPESKEWTRAATLPLGVSTAGMSPLGNHLYLLGGWNEAEKRYKSAVQRYDPGTDSWSAVEDLPEPTVGVSCCALPLPPRHASRRHRNTPSHEDQSSVTQHNTA, encoded by the exons ATGGCTCCCAAAAAGAAGTCACCACGACCTAAGAAGTCCATTCCTGAATTGACAACAGTTGAGAGTGGAGTGGTTGTCCCAGAGCCGGGTGTTAAAAAGCTGGAGCTTCCTCTTAATATTGAGCAGCTGAACCGGCTCAATGGGGTGCCTCTGCCACCCCCTGTGATCCGACCAGGGGAGAAGGGTTTTGGTCTGGGCACTGAGCTCACTCGCCCCCTGCATGGATCCGCTATGCTGGAAGAGCTGAGCCGCATGAGACAGGAACGATTCCTCACTGACATGGAATTGGCCTGCAAAACCAAGGCGTTTGATGTTCACAAACTGGTCATTTCCTCAGTCAGCCAGTATCTTCGTGAAGTCCTGGCTAAAGACCCCGGACTCAAACGACTGGAGCTTCCTACCCTCTCACCTCTCG GACTTGCCAATGTGATTACATTTGCTTACCTGGGCCGTGTGCACATGTCCCTGTACACCATTGCCTGCACTGTGTCTGCGGCGAGCACAATGCAGATCCCTCATCTTCTCCAGATGTGCATGGACTTCATGATGTCCGAGCTGAACGCTCACACTTGTGTGTACATATGGAACATCGGCGCTGCATATGGCCTGACTCCCGTTCGTGAGGCCTCCCGGCGCTACATCCTGGAGAATTTTGCCCAGTTTTGTGAGACAACCCAGTTCAACCAACTCACCCTGGAGCAGATCACATCTTTCCTGCAAGACGACAACCTAGCTCTTCCCTCTGAGGTCACCACCTTCCAG ATGGCAATGAAGTGGTTAGACTTTGACCCAAAGAGGCAGGAACATGCTGCAGAACTGCTATCTCACGTGCGCTTCGAGACCATCCCTGCCAACGAGCTGGTTAGTGAGATCCAGCCAGTGGCACGTATGATGTTAGATCCTCGGTGTCACCGTCTTCTGGTGGATGCCATGAACTACCATTTGCTGCCTTACCAGCAAAACACACTGCAGTCACGGCGCTCAAAGGTCCGGGGAAGCCAGAACGCTCTTCTAACCATTGGGGGTCGCCCTTCTCTAACTGAGCGTGCCCTAAGCCGAGAG GTGCTGTGGAGAGATCCTCGAGAGGGAACAGCTGCATGGCGTCATCTTACTCAGCTACCAGCAAAGAGCTTCAACCAGTGTGTGGCTGTGATGGATGGATTCCTGTATGTGGCAGGAGGAGAAGATCAGAATGATGCCCGAAACCAGGCTAAACATGCTGTTGGCACTCTTAGCAG GTATGATCCACGCTTCAACACCTGGCTGCATCTGACCAGCATGCGCCAACGACGTACACATTTCAGTTTGGTGGCGACTGGTGGAAGGCTGTATGCAATTGGTGGCCGCAACACTGATGGCCTCTTGGCCACCATTGAGAGCTACCAACCCTCTACCAACACTTGGCAGCTCCGTACTCCAATGGATATGCCAAGATGCTGCCATGCCAGTGCAGTCCTACCATCGGGAGACATCTTGGTGACTGGCGGCTATGTCAACTGTGCTTACTCTCGCTCGGTCCTCCATTATAGCATTGACAGCGACACTTGGAGCGAGCAGCAAGAGTTGGAAACACCTCGTGGCTGGCACTGCTCTGCAACACTAGGTGGCAAGGTGTACGTGGTAGGTGGTAGCCAGCTGGGTCCCGGTGGAGTCCGCATTGATGTGATGACCATGGAAGTCTTCTCCCCCGAGAGCAAGGAATGGACAAGAGCTGCCACCCTTCCCCTAGGAGTGAGCACAGCTGGCATGTCCCCACTTGGAAATCACCTGTACCTGCTGGGTGGGTGGAATGAAGCAGAGAAACGTTACAAGTCAGCAGTCCAGCGCTATGACCCAGGCACTGACAGCTGGTCAGCAGTGGAAGACCTGCCGGAACCCACAGTGGGAGTGTCCTGCTGTGCCCTACCCTTGCCCCCACGCCACGCGTCCCGCAGACACCGGAACACCCCTTCCCATGAAGATCAGAGCAGTGTTACACAGCACAACACCGCATGA